The proteins below are encoded in one region of Tsuneonella sp. CC-YZS046:
- a CDS encoding lipopolysaccharide biosynthesis protein, producing MQLQSLQTQQSSFKRILLNTAWLLGGKGFGAVCGIAYLAILTRSLGLKDFGHFSLIFGTALALQGITGVQSWRTVVRYGTSHIHEEAWDRFGRLSMFCGLLDMLGAVAGCLIAFVAIYGFGEALDLNAAYVNEAFWFCCGMVWALVSAPTGVVRALHRFDSAVYVEATVPIGRVIAALLIWHFGATVGDFLLAWVLIDMLEAICYWVMARKLCPQSIKLRHLGEWRQALAENPGLIRFFLFSHVTVTLDAAVRFGPLLAVGGLVGTRAAGLYRLASQITQALGKLSMLLTRVVYAEVARAKVAIDAAEFRKLALRTSLAAAVAGAIVIFIALTAGETLLVWLGGEEFRGGAVILVPLAVAASLELASVAFEPVLHASSRAGQALIARGITLSILVTAILTVKDHGSVGIAWAVAFASGVGYLATAALTYRALHSPGPAAAAADQILT from the coding sequence ATGCAGTTGCAATCGCTCCAGACACAACAGTCTTCCTTCAAGCGCATTCTCCTGAATACGGCTTGGCTGCTGGGTGGGAAGGGTTTCGGAGCCGTCTGCGGCATCGCCTATCTGGCGATCCTGACCCGGTCGCTCGGCCTCAAGGACTTCGGTCACTTCTCGCTGATCTTCGGCACTGCGCTCGCGCTGCAGGGGATCACCGGCGTGCAGAGCTGGCGCACGGTGGTCCGCTATGGAACCTCGCATATCCACGAGGAGGCCTGGGACAGGTTCGGCAGGCTCTCCATGTTCTGCGGATTGCTGGACATGCTCGGGGCCGTCGCCGGCTGCCTGATCGCCTTCGTCGCGATCTATGGCTTCGGCGAAGCGCTCGATCTCAATGCCGCTTATGTCAATGAGGCATTCTGGTTCTGCTGCGGCATGGTCTGGGCCCTGGTGTCGGCGCCCACCGGCGTCGTGAGAGCGCTTCATCGGTTCGATTCCGCGGTCTATGTCGAGGCAACCGTCCCCATCGGCCGGGTGATCGCGGCTCTGCTCATCTGGCATTTCGGCGCGACCGTGGGGGATTTCCTGTTGGCCTGGGTCCTGATCGATATGCTCGAGGCGATCTGCTACTGGGTAATGGCCCGCAAGCTGTGCCCTCAGTCGATCAAGCTCCGACACCTCGGCGAGTGGCGCCAGGCCCTGGCGGAAAATCCCGGGCTGATCCGCTTTTTCCTCTTCAGCCATGTCACCGTGACGCTCGACGCGGCCGTCCGTTTCGGCCCCTTGCTGGCGGTCGGCGGACTGGTCGGCACCAGGGCGGCGGGCCTGTACCGATTGGCCAGCCAGATCACCCAGGCGCTGGGCAAGCTGTCCATGCTGCTCACCAGGGTCGTCTATGCCGAGGTCGCGCGCGCGAAAGTCGCCATCGATGCCGCCGAGTTCCGCAAGCTCGCGCTTCGCACCAGCCTTGCCGCTGCCGTCGCCGGGGCCATCGTCATCTTCATCGCGCTTACCGCCGGTGAAACTCTTCTCGTATGGCTAGGCGGCGAGGAATTTCGCGGCGGCGCGGTCATCCTCGTGCCGCTGGCGGTGGCGGCCAGCCTGGAACTCGCCAGCGTCGCCTTCGAACCCGTCCTGCACGCCAGCAGCCGCGCCGGCCAGGCCCTGATTGCGCGCGGAATCACGCTGAGCATCCTGGTGACCGCGATCCTGACGGTGAAGGATCACGGCAGTGTCGGGATCGCCTGGGCGGTCGCCTTCGCGTCGGGCGTCGGATATCTGGCGACGGCCGCTCTCACCTATCGCGCGCTGCATTCGCCCGGGCCAGCCGCAGCAGCGGCAGACCAAATCCTGACCTGA
- the asnB gene encoding asparagine synthase (glutamine-hydrolyzing) translates to MCGFAGWYRRSSQAVAPEHIRRQCDAIVHRGPDDDGYFLDGDFGFGMRRLSIIDIAGGAQPMTSADGRYVIVSNGEIYNHMELRRDLEAAGRSFSTRSDTETLLASYLHWGDDAWPRLEGMYATAIWDRRDRVLTLARDPLGIKPLYITQQNGGIAFASEIRSLRVLPHHEFGVNERAVHDFFKFGHVQRPRSIFSEVRSLDPGHVLRIGPDGGASVKAFWTPSFQLDPGLSEDEWIEETRSRLLDTVKRHMLSDVPLGVFLSGGVDSSAMAAAMTQLDAAPFKAFTIGFPNSQIDETEAASRIARHLGIEHIVLPLEPAKTAELLPAVQSAFDEPCAATSAVPHWHLSRLAAEHVKVVLCGEGSDEIFAGYKRQRTALNAARWSPLIRGLGPLANMLQSIPTTSSTKLNYLKQNASRFVDSARLDNSFQRFFAGTQMSSPGTRQRLYDPGFLARHDSSRPFARLEEEYFPSPELRKLEPLQQFQLADLTVHMPGSLLTRLDRPSMAHSLEARVPFLSHKFVDWTLSMPISMKLRGKTGKYVLRKAAEPWLPKAALDMRKLGFQLPFAEWFRSDFSEFAREAWNDSGASKAGYLNERAVEELFAEHRTGIANHGRMLYALAMFGCWWTQNMPAPAKTAVAA, encoded by the coding sequence ATGTGCGGATTCGCTGGCTGGTATCGTCGATCATCGCAAGCGGTCGCGCCTGAACATATCCGCAGGCAATGCGACGCCATCGTCCATCGCGGCCCGGACGACGACGGCTATTTCCTCGACGGCGATTTCGGCTTCGGGATGCGGCGCCTCAGCATCATCGACATTGCCGGCGGCGCCCAGCCGATGACGAGCGCAGATGGCCGCTACGTCATCGTCTCCAACGGCGAGATCTACAACCATATGGAGCTGCGGCGCGACCTTGAAGCAGCGGGGCGGAGCTTCAGCACGCGGAGCGATACCGAGACGCTGCTCGCCAGCTATCTGCACTGGGGCGACGATGCCTGGCCCCGGCTCGAGGGCATGTATGCGACCGCGATCTGGGACCGGCGCGACCGCGTCCTGACGCTGGCGCGCGACCCGCTAGGGATCAAGCCGCTCTATATCACCCAGCAGAACGGCGGCATCGCCTTCGCTTCCGAAATCCGCTCGCTTCGCGTGCTCCCGCACCACGAGTTCGGCGTCAACGAACGGGCAGTCCACGACTTCTTCAAGTTCGGCCATGTCCAGCGCCCGCGGTCGATCTTCAGCGAAGTGCGCAGCCTGGACCCGGGCCACGTGCTTCGCATCGGCCCTGACGGCGGCGCATCGGTCAAGGCGTTCTGGACCCCCAGCTTCCAGCTCGACCCCGGCCTGTCGGAGGACGAGTGGATCGAGGAAACTCGGTCGCGCCTGCTCGATACGGTGAAGCGGCACATGCTGTCCGACGTGCCGCTGGGCGTTTTCCTTTCGGGCGGCGTCGATTCCAGTGCCATGGCGGCCGCCATGACCCAGCTCGATGCCGCGCCGTTCAAAGCTTTCACCATCGGCTTTCCCAACTCGCAAATCGACGAAACGGAAGCCGCGTCGCGGATCGCCAGGCATCTGGGCATCGAGCATATCGTGCTGCCGCTGGAGCCTGCCAAGACTGCCGAATTGCTGCCCGCGGTGCAATCGGCCTTTGACGAGCCCTGCGCGGCGACCTCCGCCGTGCCGCACTGGCACCTTTCCAGGCTTGCCGCCGAGCATGTCAAGGTGGTGCTCTGCGGAGAGGGTTCGGACGAGATCTTCGCCGGCTACAAGCGGCAGCGGACGGCGCTCAATGCGGCGCGCTGGAGCCCGCTCATCCGGGGGCTGGGACCGCTGGCGAACATGCTCCAGTCGATCCCCACGACCTCGTCGACGAAGCTGAACTATCTCAAGCAGAACGCCTCCCGCTTCGTCGACTCCGCGCGACTGGACAACAGTTTCCAGCGCTTCTTCGCGGGCACGCAGATGTCATCGCCAGGAACCCGCCAACGCCTCTACGATCCCGGTTTCCTCGCCCGCCATGATTCCTCCCGCCCGTTCGCCCGGTTGGAAGAGGAATATTTCCCCTCGCCCGAACTGCGCAAGCTCGAGCCTCTGCAGCAATTCCAGCTCGCCGACCTCACGGTGCATATGCCGGGATCGCTGCTCACACGGCTCGATCGGCCGAGCATGGCCCATTCGCTGGAAGCGCGCGTACCGTTCCTGTCGCACAAGTTCGTCGACTGGACGCTGTCCATGCCGATTTCGATGAAGCTGCGGGGCAAGACTGGTAAATATGTGCTGCGCAAGGCCGCCGAGCCCTGGCTGCCCAAGGCCGCGCTGGATATGCGCAAGCTGGGCTTTCAGTTGCCCTTCGCCGAATGGTTCCGCAGCGACTTCAGTGAATTCGCACGGGAAGCGTGGAATGACAGCGGCGCTTCGAAGGCGGGATATCTGAACGAACGCGCTGTCGAAGAACTGTTCGCCGAACATCGCACCGGCATCGCGAACCATGGCCGGATGCTCTATGCTCTGGCGATGTTCGGCTGCTGGTGGACGCAGAACATGCCCGCCCCGGCAAAGACCGCGGTTGCCGCCTAA
- a CDS encoding response regulator transcription factor, with protein sequence MQILLIEDDESLAGHVARALREAGHVIDHRADGRDGLVQATCETYDVLILDRMLPSVDGLKILTALRATDDATPVLILSALDDVDERVKGLRAGGDDYLPKPFVLSELIARVEALGRRGPLTAEPPRSLQVGDLEIDLLGQAVRRGGQKIEVTTREFRILAYLARNEGRVVTRSMLLENVWDYNFDPQTNIIDQHISNLRQKIDRDHDSPLIHTVRGAGYVMRAG encoded by the coding sequence ATGCAGATATTGCTGATCGAGGACGATGAGAGCCTGGCAGGGCATGTCGCCCGCGCGCTGCGAGAAGCGGGCCATGTCATCGATCACCGGGCGGACGGCCGCGACGGCTTGGTCCAGGCGACATGCGAAACCTACGACGTGCTCATCCTCGACCGCATGCTGCCTTCGGTGGACGGCCTCAAGATCCTTACCGCCCTGCGCGCAACCGATGATGCGACGCCGGTCCTGATTCTCAGCGCGCTGGATGATGTCGACGAACGAGTCAAAGGGCTCCGCGCGGGCGGTGACGACTATCTGCCCAAGCCCTTCGTGCTGTCGGAGCTTATTGCCAGGGTGGAAGCGCTGGGGCGGCGCGGGCCGCTCACGGCGGAGCCGCCGCGCAGCCTGCAGGTCGGCGATCTCGAGATCGACCTGCTTGGCCAGGCCGTTCGCCGTGGCGGCCAGAAGATCGAGGTCACCACCCGGGAGTTCCGTATCCTGGCCTATCTCGCCCGCAACGAGGGCCGCGTCGTCACCCGCTCCATGCTGCTGGAGAATGTCTGGGACTATAACTTCGACCCGCAGACCAACATCATCGACCAGCATATCAGCAATCTGCGGCAGAAAATCGACCGGGACCACGACAGCCCACTGATCCACACCGTGCGCGGCGCCGGCTATGTGATGCGCGCGGGATGA
- a CDS encoding HAMP domain-containing sensor histidine kinase — MRKLLQSLSFRLALTYVFLFCLSVALIAGLFYWTTVIRPTDALKAQVEREGRVLSRLYLDGGREALKQALERRTAEPNERKAFHAFLDPQGMPVTANLPSWPRESSSRWIEIEADTYLEGDEIDHNSLVQDHRFPDGARLLIGRDAEDITARDEIIRTGALWVLSATLVLGVAVGLLMSRAIGHRIDTINLAARRIMDGEFSGRVPVRGSNDDFDRLGETLNLMLERIQESFEAVRRVSDNVSHELRTPLARLVARLERLEPENGDPSQRLVLQDLAIDEARRLQRIFDALLRIARIESGGREKDLRFTDVSLLLTDVAEYHAPEAARRTVQLISAIEPGLTAEADPDLLFQAVSNLLDNALKYVPEGGKVCLQARKTDSRIQIRISDNGPGLEADEIDRVTERFYRGANAKASPGEGLGLSVVAAIAKFHAADLRLVALNPGLAVEFTI; from the coding sequence ATGAGGAAACTGCTCCAGAGCCTCTCGTTCCGCCTCGCCCTGACCTATGTCTTCCTGTTCTGCCTGTCCGTCGCCCTCATCGCCGGCCTATTCTACTGGACGACCGTCATCCGCCCGACCGATGCATTGAAGGCGCAGGTGGAGCGCGAAGGACGGGTTCTGTCGCGGCTTTATCTCGACGGTGGCCGGGAGGCATTGAAACAGGCCCTGGAGCGGCGGACCGCAGAACCCAACGAGCGCAAGGCATTCCACGCCTTCCTCGATCCGCAGGGTATGCCGGTGACAGCCAATCTGCCGAGCTGGCCGCGCGAAAGTTCCTCGCGCTGGATCGAGATCGAGGCCGACACCTATCTCGAAGGCGATGAGATCGACCATAATTCGCTCGTCCAGGATCACCGATTTCCCGATGGCGCGAGACTGCTGATCGGCCGCGACGCGGAAGACATCACGGCGCGCGACGAAATCATCCGGACGGGGGCGTTGTGGGTCCTGTCCGCAACCCTTGTCCTCGGCGTTGCCGTGGGGCTGCTGATGAGCCGGGCGATCGGGCATCGCATCGATACGATCAACCTCGCGGCTCGCCGCATCATGGATGGAGAGTTCAGCGGCCGGGTCCCGGTCCGCGGCAGCAACGATGACTTCGACCGACTGGGAGAGACGCTCAACCTCATGCTCGAGCGCATCCAGGAATCGTTCGAGGCGGTGCGCCGGGTATCCGACAACGTCTCGCACGAACTCCGAACGCCGCTTGCGCGCCTGGTGGCAAGGCTGGAACGCCTCGAGCCGGAAAACGGCGATCCTTCTCAGCGCCTCGTGCTGCAGGATCTCGCAATCGACGAGGCGCGAAGGCTGCAACGTATTTTCGACGCCCTGTTGCGGATCGCCCGGATCGAAAGCGGCGGCCGGGAGAAGGACTTGCGGTTCACCGACGTGTCGCTGCTTCTGACCGACGTCGCCGAATATCATGCGCCCGAAGCGGCCAGGCGCACGGTTCAGCTGATTAGCGCCATCGAACCGGGATTGACTGCCGAGGCGGACCCGGACCTGCTGTTCCAGGCAGTTTCCAACCTGCTCGACAATGCGCTGAAATATGTGCCGGAAGGCGGGAAAGTCTGCCTGCAGGCGCGAAAAACCGACAGCCGGATTCAAATCCGGATCAGCGACAATGGCCCCGGCCTGGAGGCCGATGAGATAGATAGAGTGACGGAGCGGTTCTACCGTGGCGCAAACGCCAAGGCATCGCCCGGCGAAGGGCTCGGCCTCAGCGTTGTCGCAGCCATTGCCAAGTTCCATGCGGCCGACCTGCGGCTTGTCGCGCTGAACCCCGGCCTCGCCGTTGAATTCACGATCTGA
- a CDS encoding LLM class flavin-dependent oxidoreductase, whose translation MTNPRQIHLATFIYPFAQRSSWRHPDVQADMALDIDYYRAVTKVSEDAKFDAVFLADSYSGDYPIAHPEARARLPGVSVFEPLSLMSVLSAHSEKIGLIYTAGTTYEEPYMVARALASLDHLSKGRAGWNLVTTKNPKTSANFGKDEHMLHGERYRRAAEFLDVVKGLWDSFEDDAFVLDKEAGIYFDIEKSHTLDHQGEFFSVAGPLRIARPPQGHPVVSQAGSSESGRDLGARTADIIFTAHQTLEDGQDFYRDVKQRAAAAGRDPSEVLILPGASVIWGETDEIAWQRHEEMQALIHPDVGLRTLESICGVDLSGYPLDGPLPDLPETNESKSQQQVAVNLARREGLTIRQLYLRVANSYRHHVIVGSTRTIADDLEQWFTEGAADGFVLFAPYMLKGFTEFATHVVPELQRRGLFRKEYEGSTLREHLGLARPANRYATQAASTARLARAG comes from the coding sequence ATGACCAACCCCCGTCAGATCCATCTCGCCACATTCATTTATCCCTTCGCCCAGAGGTCGTCCTGGCGCCATCCCGACGTGCAGGCCGACATGGCGCTGGACATCGACTATTACCGGGCTGTCACCAAGGTTTCGGAGGATGCGAAGTTCGACGCCGTGTTTCTGGCGGATTCCTACAGCGGCGACTATCCTATCGCGCATCCGGAGGCGCGCGCCAGATTGCCTGGCGTCAGCGTGTTCGAGCCGCTCTCGCTGATGTCGGTGCTGTCGGCCCATTCGGAGAAGATCGGCCTGATCTACACCGCTGGCACCACTTATGAGGAGCCATACATGGTGGCTCGCGCCCTGGCCTCGCTCGACCATCTGAGCAAGGGGCGCGCGGGCTGGAACCTTGTCACCACCAAGAATCCCAAGACCAGCGCGAATTTCGGCAAGGACGAGCATATGCTCCACGGCGAGCGCTATCGCCGCGCGGCCGAGTTCCTGGACGTGGTCAAGGGCCTGTGGGACAGTTTCGAGGACGACGCCTTCGTCCTGGACAAGGAGGCGGGCATCTATTTCGATATAGAGAAGTCCCACACGCTCGACCATCAGGGCGAGTTCTTCTCGGTTGCCGGTCCGCTGCGCATCGCCCGGCCGCCCCAAGGGCATCCGGTGGTGTCGCAGGCCGGCTCGTCCGAGTCCGGCAGGGATTTGGGCGCCCGCACGGCCGACATCATCTTCACGGCGCACCAGACGCTGGAGGACGGGCAGGACTTCTATCGCGACGTGAAGCAGCGCGCCGCCGCCGCCGGACGCGATCCGTCGGAGGTGCTCATCCTGCCTGGCGCCTCGGTGATATGGGGCGAAACCGACGAGATTGCCTGGCAGCGGCATGAAGAGATGCAGGCGCTGATCCATCCTGACGTAGGCTTGCGCACGCTCGAATCCATCTGTGGGGTCGATCTGTCCGGCTATCCCCTCGACGGCCCGTTGCCCGACCTGCCGGAAACCAACGAGTCCAAGAGCCAGCAGCAGGTGGCGGTCAATTTGGCGCGGCGGGAGGGGCTGACGATACGGCAGCTCTATCTGCGCGTCGCCAATTCCTATCGTCATCATGTGATCGTTGGCAGTACCAGGACGATCGCCGACGATCTGGAGCAATGGTTTACCGAAGGCGCCGCCGACGGCTTCGTCCTGTTCGCGCCCTATATGCTCAAGGGGTTCACCGAGTTTGCGACCCATGTGGTGCCCGAGCTTCAGCGGCGCGGTCTGTTCCGCAAGGAATATGAGGGCAGCACTCTGCGAGAGCATCTGGGGCTTGCACGCCCGGCCAACCGCTACGCCACGCAAGCGGCCAGCACGGCAAGATTGGCCCGCGCGGGTTGA
- a CDS encoding TonB-dependent receptor: MLLSTSAAFALQSSPALADVEADSELAADAAADAADTTIVVTGNRAGSARTVATSPVPIDVISGQQVRDGGKPALLDALAQTLPSFNAPAVQATGRAVALMRSGSLRGLGPDRTLFLVNGRRRHASSSFNPDGYSIGSPVDLDFIPTSAIERVEVLRSAASAQYGSDAIGGVINIILRSESEGFRATTQLGQNYEGDGELYQQELNYGSSLGGSDGFINLAFVAKYRGVADRSDDVVGTIYNPLPDGSPDPREATAERHRYRHNGAVPAAIYVGSFNAEVPLGDNVDLYSFATVGYRDGWSKYIPRLPKDIVSLPEIYPEGFYPRVDVKEWDIEAVTGLKGVLSGWNWDASLSYARNSATYVARETLNPSLGPASPTSFLAQKSRYTQFIGTLDVSRSFDIGLGGPLEVAFGGDVRHETYTLIAGDPLNEVDGGYVIPSGFYAGRQPPAFVQGVQFASAADAGSKSRNVYSVYVDLGLNPTDKFYLGFAGRFQHYDDFSGSTANAKVSTRYEILPGFAVRASAGTGFRAPSLQKLTFQQTNAAIQVLLGVERPVLARYVTPDNPIAIALGAVPLKPEKSKDFSVGATLEPVRGLTVTGDYYQIWLDDRITTVSPLTGTAVNNILGLPADYSGPANRIQYFANAMDTKTKGFDIVGTYALDLASAGSLRLTAAYNYNKARILDIRETPPALAALGSSYIYFNRQSQGFVINTPRDKVVFGADWTWGGLNVNTRVSRYGRYVEYGSALNGSQDFSYPARWITDLSVSYHVSERVRLSVGANNLFDVYPRKKPRAQNPNSTGFGAYGAASPFGMTGGFYYTRLDLNF, encoded by the coding sequence GTGCTGCTGTCTACGTCCGCTGCATTTGCCTTGCAGTCATCTCCGGCGCTGGCGGATGTCGAGGCGGATTCCGAGCTGGCTGCCGATGCGGCGGCTGACGCTGCCGACACGACCATCGTCGTTACCGGCAATCGCGCCGGCTCCGCCCGCACCGTCGCCACCAGCCCCGTGCCCATCGACGTCATCAGCGGCCAGCAGGTGCGCGACGGCGGTAAGCCTGCGCTGCTGGACGCGCTCGCGCAGACCTTGCCCTCGTTCAACGCGCCCGCCGTTCAGGCGACTGGCCGCGCGGTTGCGCTCATGCGCAGCGGCAGCCTTCGCGGCCTGGGGCCGGACCGCACATTGTTTCTGGTGAATGGCCGGCGGCGCCATGCGTCTTCCTCGTTCAATCCCGACGGCTACAGCATCGGCTCGCCCGTGGACCTCGACTTCATTCCGACGAGCGCGATCGAACGCGTTGAGGTGTTGCGGTCGGCTGCGTCGGCGCAATATGGGTCGGACGCCATCGGCGGCGTCATCAACATCATTCTGCGCAGTGAGTCGGAAGGGTTCCGCGCCACCACCCAGCTCGGCCAGAATTACGAGGGCGATGGCGAGCTGTATCAGCAGGAGTTGAACTACGGCAGCAGCCTCGGCGGCTCCGATGGCTTCATCAACCTGGCGTTCGTCGCAAAATATCGCGGCGTTGCGGATCGCTCCGACGATGTCGTGGGCACCATATATAATCCGCTTCCGGACGGCTCGCCCGATCCGCGGGAGGCCACGGCCGAACGCCACCGCTACCGGCATAACGGCGCGGTTCCGGCGGCTATCTATGTCGGTTCCTTCAATGCGGAAGTGCCGCTCGGCGACAATGTCGACCTCTATTCCTTCGCCACTGTCGGCTATCGCGATGGCTGGTCCAAATATATACCGCGCTTGCCCAAGGACATCGTCAGCCTGCCCGAAATCTATCCCGAGGGCTTCTATCCGAGGGTCGACGTGAAGGAATGGGATATAGAAGCGGTTACGGGCCTGAAGGGCGTGCTGAGCGGCTGGAACTGGGATGCGAGCCTCAGCTATGCCCGCAATTCCGCCACCTATGTCGCTCGGGAGACGCTCAATCCGTCGCTCGGCCCGGCCTCGCCCACCAGCTTCCTGGCGCAGAAGAGCCGCTATACGCAGTTCATCGGCACGCTCGACGTCAGCCGGTCGTTCGACATCGGCCTTGGCGGGCCGCTCGAAGTCGCTTTCGGCGGTGACGTCAGGCACGAAACCTATACGTTGATTGCCGGCGATCCGCTGAACGAAGTGGATGGCGGCTACGTCATTCCCAGCGGCTTCTATGCGGGGCGCCAGCCCCCTGCCTTCGTTCAGGGCGTGCAATTCGCCTCTGCGGCGGATGCGGGCAGCAAATCGCGTAACGTCTATTCGGTTTATGTCGACCTGGGGCTCAACCCGACCGACAAATTCTATCTGGGTTTTGCCGGGCGGTTCCAGCACTATGACGACTTTTCCGGGTCCACCGCAAACGCCAAGGTCTCGACGCGTTATGAGATATTGCCCGGCTTCGCGGTGCGCGCATCGGCGGGCACGGGTTTCCGCGCGCCTTCGCTGCAGAAGCTGACCTTCCAGCAGACCAATGCGGCTATCCAGGTGCTGCTGGGTGTCGAGCGGCCGGTGCTCGCCCGCTACGTAACGCCGGACAACCCCATCGCCATCGCGCTGGGCGCGGTTCCGCTGAAACCTGAAAAGTCGAAGGATTTCAGCGTCGGCGCCACATTGGAGCCGGTCCGGGGCCTGACCGTAACGGGTGATTACTACCAGATATGGCTCGACGACCGCATCACCACCGTCAGCCCGCTGACCGGCACGGCGGTCAACAATATCCTGGGTCTTCCCGCCGACTATAGTGGGCCGGCGAACCGCATCCAGTATTTCGCCAACGCCATGGACACCAAGACCAAAGGCTTCGACATCGTTGGCACCTATGCGCTCGACCTGGCGAGCGCGGGATCGTTGCGGCTGACCGCTGCCTACAACTACAACAAGGCCCGTATCCTGGATATTCGCGAGACGCCCCCCGCGCTGGCCGCGCTGGGCAGCAGCTACATCTATTTCAACAGGCAGAGCCAGGGCTTTGTCATCAACACGCCGCGCGACAAGGTTGTATTCGGCGCGGACTGGACATGGGGCGGCCTCAACGTGAATACGCGCGTCAGCCGCTACGGCCGCTATGTGGAATATGGCTCGGCGCTCAACGGGTCGCAGGATTTCTCCTATCCGGCGCGCTGGATCACCGACCTGTCGGTCAGCTATCATGTGTCGGAAAGGGTGCGCCTGTCGGTCGGGGCGAACAATCTGTTCGACGTTTATCCGCGCAAGAAACCGCGCGCCCAAAACCCGAACAGCACCGGATTCGGAGCCTATGGCGCGGCTTCGCCCTTCGGAATGACCGGCGGTTTCTATTACACCCGTCTGGACCTGAACTTCTAG
- a CDS encoding DUF1178 family protein, which yields MIVFDLSCSGGHRFEGWFSSSEDYTAQQERGLLACPHCGSAEIDKAPMAPAVPRKGNRANPAAVTGPQQHSMVGGAPSPEVLEAMTKLATLQAEALKGSEWVGDRFAEESRAMHYGERDAAVIHGQATLAEAKELHEEGIPVMPLPFPVSPPDDIN from the coding sequence ATGATAGTCTTCGATCTTTCCTGCAGCGGCGGCCATCGCTTTGAAGGCTGGTTTTCATCCTCGGAAGATTACACCGCGCAGCAGGAGCGCGGGCTGTTGGCCTGCCCCCATTGCGGATCGGCGGAGATCGACAAGGCGCCGATGGCGCCCGCGGTGCCCAGGAAGGGCAATCGGGCCAATCCCGCCGCCGTGACGGGCCCTCAGCAACACTCGATGGTGGGCGGTGCGCCTTCGCCTGAGGTGCTGGAGGCGATGACGAAGCTCGCAACGCTTCAGGCGGAAGCATTGAAGGGTTCCGAATGGGTCGGTGATCGCTTTGCCGAGGAATCCCGGGCAATGCATTATGGCGAAAGGGATGCGGCCGTTATCCATGGCCAGGCCACTCTGGCCGAGGCGAAGGAACTGCATGAGGAAGGCATTCCGGTGATGCCGCTGCCATTCCCTGTTTCCCCGCCGGACGACATCAACTGA
- a CDS encoding carbon-nitrogen hydrolase family protein has protein sequence MTRIAVFQMTAGIDPAANAAMLEYAIGQAVEGGAAMLFTPEMSGLLDRNRKRAASHIVAEADNPVLARARAAAARHGIWVALGSLAVAREDGAWANRSLLIGPDGSIAARYDKIHMFDVELASGETWKESSAYSPGEQVVSADTPLGKLGLAICYDVRFPALFGALGDRACDAIAVPAAFTVPTGKAHWHLMLRARAVEASAYVIAAAQVGSHEDGRQTFGHSLVVDPWGEVVLDMGGEEAGVAFAEIDPGRIAEVRAQLPSLANRRAIPRSSMT, from the coding sequence ATGACCCGGATTGCTGTTTTTCAGATGACCGCGGGCATCGACCCCGCGGCCAATGCGGCGATGCTGGAATATGCCATCGGCCAGGCGGTCGAGGGCGGGGCGGCCATGCTGTTCACGCCTGAAATGTCGGGCCTGCTGGACCGCAACCGGAAGCGGGCCGCCAGTCACATCGTGGCCGAAGCGGATAATCCGGTTCTGGCAAGAGCGCGCGCGGCGGCCGCTCGCCATGGCATCTGGGTCGCGCTGGGGTCCCTGGCGGTGGCGCGGGAGGATGGGGCCTGGGCCAATCGCTCCCTGTTGATCGGGCCTGATGGCTCCATCGCGGCGCGCTACGACAAGATCCATATGTTCGATGTCGAGCTGGCCAGCGGCGAAACCTGGAAGGAATCGAGTGCCTATTCGCCCGGCGAACAGGTGGTGAGCGCGGATACTCCGCTGGGAAAGCTGGGCCTCGCCATTTGCTACGACGTGCGCTTTCCCGCCTTGTTCGGGGCGCTGGGCGACAGGGCCTGCGATGCGATCGCGGTTCCCGCGGCCTTCACGGTGCCGACAGGAAAGGCGCATTGGCATCTCATGCTGAGGGCGAGGGCGGTGGAGGCGAGCGCCTATGTGATCGCCGCGGCTCAGGTAGGCAGCCACGAAGATGGCCGCCAGACTTTCGGGCATAGCCTGGTGGTCGATCCCTGGGGCGAAGTCGTGCTCGATATGGGCGGGGAGGAGGCCGGAGTGGCGTTCGCGGAGATCGATCCAGGCCGGATCGCGGAGGTGAGGGCGCAACTGCCAAGCCTTGCCAATCGCCGCGCAATCCCTAGATCGTCGATGACATGA
- the grxC gene encoding glutaredoxin 3, with protein MGSPHIEIYTKFGCGYCTRAKRLLESKGVSYEEFDVTFGGDRQKEMMERVPQARTVPQIFIDNMHVGGCDDLMDLDRTGKLDMLLGR; from the coding sequence ATGGGATCGCCACATATCGAGATTTATACCAAGTTCGGCTGTGGTTATTGTACGCGCGCCAAGCGGTTGCTGGAATCGAAGGGCGTCTCCTACGAGGAATTCGACGTGACCTTCGGCGGCGACAGGCAGAAGGAAATGATGGAGCGGGTTCCGCAGGCCCGGACGGTGCCGCAGATCTTCATCGACAACATGCATGTCGGCGGGTGTGACGATTTGATGGATCTGGACCGGACCGGCAAGCTCGACATGCTGCTTGGCCGCTGA